TTGGAGCTATAAAACCGTACACTACGAACTGAAAAAGGAAGGCCTGCTTGGCAGTGCTTTTCTGGATGAGTCGGAAATGGAGCTTTCCCTCAATGAATATGGACGGGCGGGTTGGGAACTCGTTTCTGTAATACAAACCATGGATGGTATTATTGCCGTGTTTAAACAACCTCTGGCTGGAGACTCTTCCGCTCTTTTTCATATTGATCCAATTGCAGAAGAAGAAAAATCACCTCCACCGGTGCTCGAGGATTTTGAGGTTATTGATTCCGGGGAGGAGCTGCAGGAATTTAACGATGAAGAAGATAGCTCTCCGGATGTGGGTGCAATCCGGATTGAATAATGTTTGTTTAACCAGCATGGCTGGACCAGATGGCTCAGCAGCAGAAAACAAATGGGAATCCGACTGCGGCAAAATAACCTCCAGCAGGCGGATTTTCAGATAAACCAGCATGGCTGGACCAAATGGCTCAGCAGCAGAAAACAAATGGGAATTCGACTGCGGCAAAATAACCTCCAGCAACAGGATTTTCAGATAAAGGAAGGGAGCTGATGGGGGAAGGAAGAAAAAGAAATACGGGAACACCGCTTATATTTTCACCAAGTCCGGATTATACTCTCGGAGTGGAAATCGAGTTTCAGACTCTTGATAAAAAAAGTTGTGATCTGGCCCCGCTTGCTCCAATTCTACTCGAAAATGCACCACCACTTCTGCGTCCCCGTCTCTCGCCTGAATTTATCCAGTCCATCCTTGAAATTCAGACTGGTATCTGTCACACGCTCAAAGATGTTGAAAATGATCTGATGCAGACTGTGAGTATGGCTGAAGAACTGGCAGAGGATAATCATGCCATGCTTTTCGCTGCGAGTCTGCACCCCTTTGCGCAGCACAGGGAGCAGCTCCTCACCACAAACAGTCGTTACGAGGCGATAATGCAGGAGCTGCAGATTGTCGGCAGAAGGTTTATCACCCAGGGGTTGCACGTGCATGTTGGTATTCCGGACGGGGATACAGCGGTAAGAGTCTGCAATCGTATTCAGGCCTATCTGCCTGTACTTCTGGCCCTGACCGCTTCCTCTCCTTTTTCCCAGGGAGAGGATACCGGCTTTATGTCCTATCGGACCAAGCTTTTTGAAGCGTTACCGCTTGCGGGAATTTACACCCACGTTGACAACTGGAAATCGTTTCAGGATGAGGTTGAGCTGTTGCGATCTGTGGGTGTTATTCATTCCATAAAGGATTTGTGGTGGGATGCCAGGCCCCACCCTGATTTTGGTACCCTGGAGGTTCGTATCTGTGACCTGCCGGTGAGGTTTACCGATATTCTTGGCATTACAGCCATGATCCAGGCCCTTGTGGCGACCCTGGTAGAAGAGGGAAAAACTGCTGATCCCCTGAATCAGCATATTATAAAATCGAATAAATGGCAGGCAGCCCGGCATGGTCTTTCGGGAAGCTATTATGATCCTTCAGGCTGGCTGGCAGGCAGGAGGATACCGTTGAGGGACGCGGCAGTGAAGCTGCTGGAGAGGCTGGAGTTCATGGCCGGACGGTTTGGATCCTCAAGATATCTTGAAAATATCCAGCGTGTTCTCCGGGATGGTACCGGATCAGATTTTCTACGCTGCTGCCATGGCAA
The DNA window shown above is from Desulfomarina profundi and carries:
- a CDS encoding carboxylate-amine ligase, giving the protein MGEGRKRNTGTPLIFSPSPDYTLGVEIEFQTLDKKSCDLAPLAPILLENAPPLLRPRLSPEFIQSILEIQTGICHTLKDVENDLMQTVSMAEELAEDNHAMLFAASLHPFAQHREQLLTTNSRYEAIMQELQIVGRRFITQGLHVHVGIPDGDTAVRVCNRIQAYLPVLLALTASSPFSQGEDTGFMSYRTKLFEALPLAGIYTHVDNWKSFQDEVELLRSVGVIHSIKDLWWDARPHPDFGTLEVRICDLPVRFTDILGITAMIQALVATLVEEGKTADPLNQHIIKSNKWQAARHGLSGSYYDPSGWLAGRRIPLRDAAVKLLERLEFMAGRFGSSRYLENIQRVLRDGTGSDFLRCCHGKEKSLKSVVQSLWGEFWL
- a CDS encoding DUF4177 domain-containing protein, whose product is MRWSYKTVHYELKKEGLLGSAFLDESEMELSLNEYGRAGWELVSVIQTMDGIIAVFKQPLAGDSSALFHIDPIAEEEKSPPPVLEDFEVIDSGEELQEFNDEEDSSPDVGAIRIE